From the genome of Virgibacillus siamensis, one region includes:
- a CDS encoding DUF896 domain-containing protein produces MISKEKLNRINELAKKSKEEELTDDEKAEQKELRQEYLKNVRKSFKNQFKSMTVMDKEGNDVTPQKVRDLQDRNKKH; encoded by the coding sequence ATGATCTCAAAAGAAAAGTTAAATCGTATAAATGAACTTGCCAAAAAGTCAAAGGAAGAAGAACTGACAGATGATGAAAAAGCGGAACAAAAGGAACTGAGACAGGAATATCTGAAAAATGTCCGTAAGTCATTTAAAAATCAGTTCAAATCAATGACTGTGATGGATAAAGAAGGTAATGATGTTACACCGCAAAAAGTTCGGGATCTTCAGGACCGGAATAAAAAGCATTAA
- a CDS encoding MBL fold metallo-hydrolase, with protein sequence MNTHYHSDHVGGNFHLQKNYGVTIAAHKWEADLINSCDHEACSAEWLDQPVEPYRVDKKLSNNDEINIGSRTLKVIHTGTHALAYFFV encoded by the coding sequence ATGAACACACACTACCATAGTGACCATGTGGGAGGTAATTTCCATCTTCAAAAGAATTATGGTGTGACGATTGCTGCCCATAAATGGGAGGCTGATTTAATTAATTCATGTGATCACGAGGCCTGTAGCGCGGAATGGCTGGACCAGCCGGTAGAACCGTACCGGGTAGATAAGAAACTATCCAATAACGATGAAATTAATATAGGCAGCAGAACCTTAAAAGTTATACACACCGGGACACACGCTCTGGCATATTTCTTTGTATGA
- a CDS encoding TetR/AcrR family transcriptional regulator, with translation MGSRVSLKQKQREDRERLILDYADKKLLEKGYYDVSMGEIANGVGIAKGTLYLHFPKKEDLVYTLVKPKMQSFLGSVDQAKDLPDSPKEKLEFILQRELAGAFFQFLLKSSTDITTIFKSYETEIKEILSKIFDSIHEMLDEGKQSGLFDPDLPIEFMSSAFINLFEPHLYQEMVVGRKMPVKVYIQHTANLFFKGIMNPREMKSHE, from the coding sequence ATGGGTTCGAGGGTTTCTTTAAAACAAAAGCAACGCGAGGATAGAGAACGTCTTATTTTGGATTACGCAGATAAGAAATTGCTGGAAAAAGGTTACTATGACGTCAGTATGGGGGAAATCGCTAATGGAGTCGGTATTGCTAAAGGTACATTATATTTGCACTTCCCAAAGAAAGAGGATCTTGTTTATACGTTGGTGAAGCCCAAGATGCAGTCGTTTCTTGGATCCGTTGATCAGGCAAAAGATCTTCCCGACAGTCCAAAAGAAAAGCTTGAATTTATCCTGCAACGCGAATTAGCTGGAGCCTTTTTTCAGTTTTTACTAAAAAGCAGCACTGACATCACTACAATCTTCAAATCCTATGAAACAGAAATTAAGGAAATTCTAAGCAAAATTTTTGATAGTATACACGAGATGTTAGACGAGGGGAAACAATCAGGTTTATTCGACCCCGACCTTCCAATAGAGTTTATGTCTTCAGCTTTTATAAACTTGTTTGAGCCTCATTTATACCAGGAAATGGTGGTAGGAAGAAAAATGCCGGTAAAGGTGTACATTCAACATACTGCTAATCTATTTTTTAAAGGCATTATGAACCCAAGGGAGATGAAAAGTCATGAATGA
- a CDS encoding MFS transporter has translation MSHTKERRAVRSQMGFIGASYAFLVVMIGTTLPTPLYPIYGDTFGLSPLMITIIYAVYAIGVIGALLVFGQLSDRIGRRNILIPGVILSAVSSLVFLFAAGITSLFIGRVLSGLSAGLFTSTATATLVNLAPSHKQGKASMIASGVNMLGLGLGPLLAGILAQYLSYPIRLVFIVDFVILIPAFLAIWFMQEPVKVTQKAKLKVQKLLVPPEVRATFIRAVIPVFAGFSMLGLFTAVSPTFLQEVIHLDNKAVLGMIVFSTFCASAVGQLLLTNTSNHIVLTLGSAILFIGIIFVGISLLSRSLTILLIGAIISGVGQAFSFRAGLASVNAKTSSGKRGEVTSSFFTIAYIALSIPVVGVGLLAKWTGIQVAGIVFSVVIALVALIASILLLTRRH, from the coding sequence ATGTCACATACGAAGGAAAGAAGGGCTGTTAGGAGTCAAATGGGTTTTATAGGTGCTTCATATGCATTTTTAGTAGTTATGATAGGTACAACGCTTCCGACACCATTATATCCAATATATGGGGATACATTCGGGTTATCTCCTTTAATGATAACAATTATTTATGCTGTTTACGCAATCGGTGTTATTGGGGCACTGCTTGTATTTGGTCAACTATCTGATCGTATTGGGCGCCGAAATATATTAATCCCGGGTGTCATATTATCTGCAGTCAGTTCACTTGTGTTCTTGTTTGCGGCTGGCATAACATCTTTGTTTATCGGCCGTGTATTATCCGGTTTATCTGCCGGATTATTTACGAGTACCGCTACCGCAACCTTGGTCAATTTAGCACCAAGCCACAAACAAGGTAAAGCGTCTATGATTGCGAGTGGGGTTAATATGCTGGGATTAGGACTGGGACCACTTCTTGCCGGTATTCTGGCCCAATACCTTTCTTATCCTATACGTCTTGTATTTATTGTCGATTTTGTGATACTTATACCAGCATTTCTTGCGATTTGGTTCATGCAGGAACCGGTAAAGGTAACACAAAAAGCTAAATTGAAGGTTCAAAAGCTGCTTGTTCCCCCGGAGGTCCGCGCTACATTTATTCGCGCAGTGATTCCAGTATTTGCAGGGTTCTCTATGCTTGGTTTGTTTACAGCGGTGTCGCCCACCTTTCTGCAAGAGGTAATCCATTTGGACAATAAGGCCGTTTTGGGTATGATTGTGTTTTCAACTTTTTGTGCTTCTGCAGTTGGACAGTTGTTATTAACAAACACTTCTAATCATATTGTGCTAACGTTAGGCAGTGCTATCTTATTTATTGGAATTATTTTTGTTGGTATTTCATTATTATCTCGTTCATTAACAATATTGCTTATCGGTGCAATTATTTCAGGAGTTGGTCAAGCGTTCAGTTTTCGCGCGGGACTTGCTTCAGTGAACGCAAAGACTTCTTCCGGTAAGCGTGGTGAGGTTACCTCCAGTTTTTTTACGATAGCTTATATTGCACTTTCCATTCCTGTAGTTGGTGTGGGCTTACTTGCAAAATGGACAGGAATACAGGTAGCGGGCATTGTTTTTAGTGTTGTTATTGCTTTAGTTGCACTGATTGCTTCGATCCTCTTATTAACTCGTCGGCATTAA
- the lexA gene encoding transcriptional repressor LexA — protein MNKLSKRQQAILDYIKEQVKEKGYPPSVREIAVAVGLASSSTVHGHLARLESKGFIRRDPTKPRAIEVLDLSEDMNIPKEEAVYAPVIGKVTAGLPITAVENIEEFVPLPSSSAGPDDNLFVLVIEGESMIEAGILDGDMVIVKQQNTAQNGEIVVAMTEEDEATVKRFFKETNQIRLQPENATMDPLIYPNVTILGKVIGLYRNIH, from the coding sequence ATGAACAAACTTTCCAAAAGGCAGCAGGCAATTCTCGACTATATTAAGGAACAGGTAAAAGAAAAAGGGTATCCGCCATCCGTTCGTGAAATCGCAGTAGCGGTAGGACTTGCTTCAAGTTCCACTGTGCACGGTCATCTTGCCAGACTGGAGAGCAAAGGATTTATTAGAAGAGACCCAACTAAACCAAGGGCAATTGAAGTCCTGGATCTGTCAGAAGATATGAACATACCGAAAGAAGAAGCGGTTTATGCGCCAGTGATTGGTAAAGTTACCGCCGGGCTGCCGATTACTGCTGTCGAAAATATCGAAGAGTTTGTGCCGCTTCCGAGCTCAAGTGCCGGTCCCGACGATAATTTGTTCGTTCTGGTTATCGAGGGTGAGAGTATGATTGAAGCTGGTATCTTAGATGGTGACATGGTTATTGTAAAACAACAAAACACTGCACAGAACGGTGAGATTGTTGTTGCGATGACTGAGGAGGATGAAGCAACAGTTAAACGGTTCTTCAAGGAAACCAATCAAATACGTCTGCAACCGGAAAATGCCACAATGGACCCGCTAATCTATCCAAATGTGACGATACTTGGAAAAGTAATCGGGCTGTACCGGAATATTCATTAA
- a CDS encoding class I SAM-dependent methyltransferase gives MGIDFHSKKNRNTYTTREADISWTEIINDLVSVKDISNVLDIGCGGGIYSKALADMQADSVTGMDFSEVILEGARENCKEYEMISFVQGNALDTALDSNSFGLVLSRALIHHIKDLQTCFNEAYRVLEDDGVYIVQDRTPQDCALKGDDNHIRGYFFELFPRLMEKETNRRYSSQFVNEALQAAGFRNMEEVTLWEVRQVFESKDQLLQDLSKRTGKSILHELNDAELQLLIDHIDKSISTNNGIIEKDRWTIWKAVK, from the coding sequence GTGGGGATTGATTTTCACAGTAAAAAAAATCGCAATACTTATACTACGCGAGAAGCTGATATTTCATGGACTGAAATAATTAATGACTTAGTATCTGTTAAGGATATATCTAATGTCTTAGATATTGGCTGCGGCGGGGGAATTTACTCTAAGGCGCTAGCGGATATGCAGGCAGATTCTGTTACTGGTATGGATTTTTCCGAAGTAATCCTTGAAGGTGCAAGGGAAAACTGCAAAGAATATGAAATGATTTCATTTGTGCAAGGGAATGCCTTAGACACAGCGTTAGACAGTAACAGTTTTGGTTTAGTGCTTTCAAGAGCATTAATACATCATATTAAAGATTTACAGACTTGTTTCAACGAAGCGTATCGGGTATTGGAGGATGATGGAGTATATATTGTTCAGGATCGTACTCCCCAAGACTGTGCGTTGAAGGGGGATGATAACCATATCAGAGGTTATTTCTTTGAACTTTTTCCAAGATTAATGGAAAAGGAAACAAACCGCAGATATAGCAGTCAATTTGTAAACGAAGCCCTTCAAGCAGCTGGTTTCAGAAATATGGAAGAAGTCACTCTGTGGGAAGTAAGACAAGTGTTCGAAAGTAAAGATCAATTGCTGCAAGATTTAAGTAAAAGAACAGGAAAAAGTATATTACATGAATTAAATGATGCTGAATTACAGTTATTAATTGATCATATTGACAAATCGATATCCACAAATAATGGAATAATTGAAAAAGATAGATGGACAATTTGGAAGGCGGTAAAATAG
- a CDS encoding RQC-minor-1 family DNA-binding protein, producing the protein MSRKVNRVRFQLDTKNIKRLPHSDIRTILRAADPIIMTGGRNLLAKILKGSREKKVLELNLDCCPVYGAFRDEPLETVKAKIDWMIKHHYLETEYDYRLPLLVFSETGWEIEKDTYSDELLQQLKEITNPENHDFKEHLQHRDRGMILLLLNKIEQSGNPSFIPSLREWKKVDYKKVRKEIDRVIHSLSKGLS; encoded by the coding sequence ATGTCACGCAAAGTTAATCGTGTCCGCTTCCAATTGGATACGAAAAATATTAAACGGTTGCCACACTCGGATATCCGGACGATATTGCGTGCGGCGGATCCCATAATCATGACTGGCGGACGAAATTTACTAGCAAAAATATTAAAAGGATCAAGAGAGAAAAAAGTATTGGAATTGAATTTAGATTGCTGCCCGGTATACGGTGCTTTTCGAGACGAACCTCTTGAAACAGTAAAAGCGAAAATCGACTGGATGATCAAACATCATTATCTGGAAACCGAATATGATTATAGGTTACCTCTTCTCGTATTCTCTGAAACAGGTTGGGAAATCGAAAAAGATACCTATTCAGATGAATTGCTGCAGCAACTTAAGGAAATTACGAACCCTGAAAACCATGATTTTAAAGAACATCTGCAACACCGAGATCGTGGCATGATATTATTGCTATTGAACAAAATTGAACAATCAGGTAATCCTTCTTTTATTCCTTCCCTTAGAGAATGGAAAAAAGTTGACTATAAAAAAGTACGGAAAGAAATTGACCGGGTGATTCATTCATTATCGAAGGGGTTATCTTAA
- a CDS encoding YneB family resolvase-like protein, protein MRAIIYCRVSTNKKTQETSLARQKEELTKLADRNNFSIISIIEERESGYEMDRDGIFSMLDYFAGGEADVLLIQDETRLGRGNTKIALFHQLQKLHVSIYTSLHGGELEVSESDSMVLQIVGIVEEYQRKLQNAKIRRGMKRAVRDGFDPAKNLSNRHQASGRDRIAFPMDEVVQLRQKEMTFNEITKRINNLGYPVSKATVHRRYQEFVNS, encoded by the coding sequence TTGAGAGCTATCATATATTGCAGGGTTAGTACAAATAAGAAGACACAGGAAACATCACTGGCACGACAGAAAGAAGAACTGACAAAACTTGCTGACAGAAATAATTTTTCTATTATATCGATTATTGAAGAGCGGGAAAGCGGCTATGAGATGGACCGTGATGGTATTTTTTCAATGCTGGATTATTTTGCAGGCGGGGAAGCAGATGTCTTGCTGATACAGGATGAGACAAGACTGGGCAGAGGAAATACAAAAATTGCGCTGTTCCATCAATTGCAGAAATTGCATGTTTCGATTTATACGAGTTTGCACGGAGGCGAATTAGAGGTTTCAGAATCAGACTCCATGGTATTGCAAATTGTAGGGATTGTGGAAGAATACCAGCGTAAACTGCAAAATGCAAAGATCAGGCGCGGAATGAAGCGGGCTGTTCGGGATGGATTTGATCCGGCAAAAAATTTATCCAACCGGCACCAGGCATCCGGCCGTGACCGAATAGCATTTCCAATGGATGAGGTTGTTCAATTAAGACAGAAGGAAATGACATTCAATGAAATCACGAAGCGTATAAATAATTTGGGTTATCCCGTTTCCAAAGCAACTGTTCATCGCAGGTATCAGGAATTTGTAAATTCTTGA
- a CDS encoding LLM class flavin-dependent oxidoreductase — MKLSVLDQAPIPRGSTPEETLNNTLKLAKSTETLGYTRYWVAEHHNTNGLASTSPEILITRIASQTNTIRIGSGGVLLPQYSPLKVAENFKMLEALFPGRIDLGVGRSPGGAKNTRLALTDSIKKSMTAFPGQLKDLQGFLHNTLPKEHPYRMVKATPRTKTVPPLWVLGLSDRGAANAAKNGTGFTFGHFINPANGLTAMETYREKFQPSPTLDKPQSNVCIFVVCADTHDEAEELALSQDKWLLNVGKGADTKIPSMKEVKKKAFRQDELEEIAKNRKRCVIGTPEEVKAKLEMLSEYYRTDEFLIITNI; from the coding sequence GTGAAACTCAGTGTATTGGACCAGGCACCAATCCCGAGGGGATCCACCCCCGAAGAAACCCTAAACAACACCCTGAAATTGGCCAAATCCACCGAAACATTAGGTTATACGCGATATTGGGTGGCAGAACACCATAATACAAATGGACTTGCGAGCACATCACCGGAAATACTTATTACACGCATTGCCTCACAAACCAATACAATCCGAATCGGTTCCGGAGGGGTTTTACTTCCACAGTACAGCCCCCTTAAAGTTGCAGAGAATTTTAAGATGTTGGAAGCACTCTTTCCCGGCAGGATTGATTTAGGGGTCGGCCGTTCTCCAGGAGGAGCAAAGAATACACGGTTAGCACTGACAGATAGTATCAAAAAAAGCATGACAGCTTTCCCCGGACAATTAAAGGATTTACAGGGATTTCTGCATAATACATTGCCGAAGGAGCACCCCTATCGTATGGTAAAGGCCACACCGAGAACTAAGACGGTTCCACCGCTGTGGGTGCTTGGACTTTCAGATAGAGGGGCCGCCAACGCTGCCAAGAACGGAACAGGATTCACATTCGGTCATTTTATTAATCCAGCCAATGGACTGACGGCAATGGAGACATATCGGGAGAAGTTCCAACCCTCCCCCACCCTGGACAAGCCTCAAAGTAATGTATGCATTTTTGTCGTATGTGCAGACACACATGATGAAGCAGAGGAACTTGCATTAAGTCAGGACAAATGGTTGTTGAATGTTGGAAAGGGCGCTGATACAAAGATCCCTTCTATGAAGGAAGTGAAGAAAAAAGCATTTCGGCAGGATGAATTGGAAGAAATCGCAAAAAACCGCAAGCGTTGTGTGATTGGAACCCCGGAAGAAGTAAAAGCAAAATTGGAGATGCTAAGCGAATATTATCGGACAGATGAGTTTCTAATCATCACAAATATTTAA
- the ahpC gene encoding alkyl hydroperoxide reductase subunit C, whose translation MSLIGKEVQPFKASAYESTEGEFVEVTDENLKGQWSIVCFYPADFSFVCPTELEDLQNQYATLKDLGVEVYSVSTDTHFVHKAWHDHSEAINKIEYTMIGDPSQTITRNFDVLDEDLGLAQRGTFIIDPDGVVQAAEINADGIGRDASVLVGKVKAAQYVRNNPGEVCPAKWEEGSETLEPSLDLVGKI comes from the coding sequence ATGTCTCTAATTGGAAAAGAAGTACAACCATTTAAAGCATCGGCTTATGAAAGCACTGAAGGTGAATTTGTAGAAGTAACAGATGAGAATCTAAAAGGACAATGGAGCATTGTTTGCTTTTATCCGGCAGACTTTTCATTCGTTTGTCCTACTGAGCTGGAAGATCTTCAAAACCAATATGCTACACTTAAAGATCTTGGGGTGGAAGTATATTCCGTTTCAACAGATACACATTTTGTTCATAAAGCATGGCACGATCATTCAGAGGCAATCAATAAAATTGAATATACAATGATTGGTGACCCTTCACAAACCATTACTCGTAATTTCGATGTACTGGACGAAGATTTAGGTCTTGCACAACGCGGTACGTTCATTATTGACCCGGATGGTGTCGTACAGGCAGCTGAAATTAATGCAGACGGTATCGGCCGTGATGCAAGCGTACTTGTCGGCAAAGTTAAAGCAGCACAATATGTTCGCAATAACCCTGGCGAAGTTTGCCCGGCAAAATGGGAAGAAGGTTCTGAAACACTTGAACCAAGTCTTGACCTCGTAGGAAAAATTTAA
- the ahpF gene encoding alkyl hydroperoxide reductase subunit F, which yields MLNQDIKAKLAQYMQLMEGDVLLKVSAGSDKLSREMVELVDELAAMSSNIKVEKTELKRTPSFSVNRIGEDTGITFAGVPLGHEFTSLVLALLQVSGRAPKEEQNVIDQIKALEGTYHFETYVSLSCQKCPEVVQAMNLMTVLNPNISHTMIDGAAFKDEAENVMAVPSVFLNGEAFGDGRMTVEEILAKLGSAPDASEFENKDPFDVLVIGGGPASASAAIYAARKGIRTGMVAERLGGQVNDTAGIENFISVKHTVGPKFASNLEEHVKDYEIDVMNSQRAKGLEKKKDSVEIELENGAVLKSRSVILSTGARWRKIGVPGEDEFRNKGVAYCPHCDGPLFEGKDVAVIGGGNSGVEAAIDLAGIVKHVTVLEFGSELKADSVLQDRLHSLPNVRVLTNAKTTEITGKDNVNGLSYVDRATEEQQHIDLDGVFVQIGLLPNTDWLGESVERNKFGEIVVDRDGATNVPGVYAAGDCTDDRNKQIIISMGSGANAALNAFDYLIRNPRSSFVMN from the coding sequence ATGCTAAATCAAGATATAAAAGCAAAATTAGCCCAATATATGCAATTGATGGAGGGCGATGTGCTGCTGAAAGTAAGTGCGGGATCTGATAAACTTTCCCGTGAAATGGTGGAGCTGGTGGATGAGCTCGCCGCTATGTCATCCAATATTAAAGTGGAAAAAACTGAATTGAAGAGAACGCCAAGCTTTAGTGTAAACCGTATTGGTGAAGACACCGGCATAACATTTGCCGGTGTTCCGCTTGGACATGAATTCACTTCCTTGGTATTGGCATTGCTGCAAGTTAGTGGAAGGGCTCCAAAAGAGGAACAGAACGTAATTGATCAGATTAAAGCTTTGGAAGGTACGTATCATTTTGAAACCTATGTTAGCCTGAGCTGTCAAAAATGCCCTGAAGTTGTACAGGCAATGAACTTAATGACTGTTCTAAATCCTAACATTTCACATACGATGATTGACGGTGCTGCTTTTAAAGATGAAGCGGAAAACGTCATGGCTGTACCTTCCGTATTCCTTAATGGAGAAGCATTCGGTGACGGCCGGATGACAGTCGAAGAAATACTTGCAAAGTTGGGTAGTGCACCAGACGCTTCAGAATTTGAGAATAAAGACCCGTTTGATGTTCTTGTTATCGGAGGAGGCCCGGCAAGTGCAAGTGCTGCAATCTATGCAGCTCGTAAAGGTATTCGTACAGGAATGGTCGCTGAACGTTTGGGCGGTCAGGTTAATGACACCGCCGGAATTGAAAATTTTATCAGTGTTAAACATACCGTGGGACCTAAATTTGCTTCAAACCTTGAAGAACATGTGAAAGACTATGAAATTGATGTGATGAATTCACAGCGTGCCAAAGGATTGGAGAAGAAGAAGGATTCAGTCGAAATTGAATTGGAAAATGGTGCAGTTCTCAAAAGCAGGTCTGTTATCCTTTCCACAGGTGCACGCTGGCGCAAGATTGGTGTGCCCGGCGAGGATGAATTTAGAAACAAGGGTGTAGCATATTGCCCCCATTGTGATGGACCGCTGTTTGAAGGAAAAGACGTTGCCGTTATCGGTGGAGGAAATTCTGGTGTTGAGGCAGCAATTGACTTGGCGGGAATTGTAAAACATGTAACAGTTCTTGAATTTGGTTCAGAGCTGAAAGCAGATTCAGTCTTGCAGGATCGTCTTCACAGTCTGCCGAATGTAAGGGTACTGACGAATGCAAAAACAACAGAAATTACCGGAAAAGACAATGTAAACGGACTAAGTTATGTGGATCGTGCTACAGAGGAACAACAACACATTGATCTGGACGGTGTATTTGTTCAGATAGGTCTTCTGCCAAATACAGATTGGCTTGGTGAATCTGTTGAACGTAATAAATTTGGTGAAATTGTTGTAGACAGAGATGGAGCAACGAACGTACCAGGTGTTTATGCAGCAGGGGATTGTACCGACGATCGAAACAAGCAGATAATTATTTCCATGGGATCCGGAGCAAATGCAGCCTTAAATGCATTCGATTATCTCATCCGAAATCCACGCAGCAGTTTTGTAATGAATTAA
- a CDS encoding YeeE/YedE family protein has protein sequence MAIPGTVMKDESKQNHPLLPSPQKTLILTGIIIIALLSYAIFNTAGLQNMITMWVGLLLGLTLFHARFGFTSAFRRLLSVGNGQAMRAHMIMMAVACTLFAPILSMGLGFFGNDPSGYVSPVGTSVVVGAFIFGIGMQLGGGCASGTLYAVGGGRSAMFVTLIAFIIGSVLGAWHWNFWVNETPSFPSISLATSTDLGYAGAWAVQLLLFVLIFGAAYYFDKKRTPPTIKPLPSGKGWTRIPRGSWPLWVAAILLAVFNALTLLVRGTPWGVTSAFALWGSKIAMFFGIDVTKWVYWSGERAASLDQSVLMHSTSVLDFGVILGAFLASTAGGIFTLKKLGLKRISAAVIGGILMGYGSRIAFGCNIGAYFGGIASFSLHGWVWMIMALAGTFIALYLRPLFGMSVPKPKDTFC, from the coding sequence ATGGCGATACCAGGTACTGTGATGAAAGATGAAAGCAAACAAAACCATCCGTTACTTCCATCTCCACAGAAAACATTAATCTTGACAGGAATAATTATTATTGCTCTTTTGAGTTATGCCATCTTTAATACTGCGGGACTGCAGAATATGATAACCATGTGGGTTGGTCTCCTGTTAGGTCTAACACTTTTTCATGCCCGGTTTGGTTTTACTTCAGCTTTCAGAAGGCTGCTGTCTGTCGGCAATGGTCAAGCAATGCGTGCTCATATGATTATGATGGCGGTAGCATGTACGCTGTTTGCTCCAATTCTGTCGATGGGGCTTGGTTTTTTTGGAAACGATCCATCAGGATATGTTTCTCCGGTAGGAACAAGCGTGGTCGTAGGGGCATTTATATTCGGTATCGGGATGCAGTTGGGAGGCGGATGCGCATCAGGAACATTGTATGCAGTTGGCGGTGGCCGTTCCGCGATGTTCGTAACATTGATTGCATTTATTATTGGTTCTGTGCTGGGTGCATGGCATTGGAATTTTTGGGTGAATGAAACACCATCATTTCCTTCAATTTCCCTGGCAACAAGCACTGATTTGGGTTACGCCGGCGCCTGGGCCGTGCAATTATTGCTTTTTGTACTCATATTTGGTGCAGCGTATTATTTTGATAAAAAACGAACACCGCCAACGATAAAGCCGCTTCCAAGCGGGAAAGGCTGGACTCGTATTCCGCGTGGTTCCTGGCCATTATGGGTTGCAGCCATTTTACTGGCAGTTTTTAACGCTTTGACATTATTGGTCAGAGGGACCCCATGGGGCGTTACATCGGCTTTTGCATTATGGGGATCTAAAATAGCAATGTTCTTCGGCATAGATGTCACCAAGTGGGTATATTGGTCTGGTGAACGTGCCGCTTCGTTGGATCAATCCGTATTAATGCACTCAACTAGCGTGTTGGATTTCGGTGTCATTCTTGGTGCCTTTTTAGCTTCAACAGCAGGTGGTATTTTTACACTGAAAAAACTTGGTCTTAAACGGATTTCTGCTGCTGTAATTGGTGGCATCCTGATGGGCTACGGTTCACGAATCGCATTTGGCTGTAATATCGGTGCATATTTTGGCGGCATCGCTTCCTTCAGCCTCCATGGATGGGTTTGGATGATTATGGCGTTGGCCGGAACATTCATCGCTCTTTATTTACGGCCATTGTTTGGAATGTCTGTACCAAAACCAAAAGATACATTTTGTTAA
- a CDS encoding alpha/beta fold hydrolase → MELYYEVHGTGHPVVLITGGADTRNWKFITPLLAKHCQVVAFDLHGAGKSPNPAGPFNYVEDLLSLIDFLGFDEVTLIGHSMGGQIAAEFALNYPDRVSTLIMIAPALNGFKYSQEFNDYIKEINAAAPDIDHMIEISLSAPLYNVVMSSSNKDLMVQMLRHHMTRMFEWPTYEMVWSQPPTNERLGDLTAKTLLLIGLEDSADNLRVAEYYENHSNTKVIRIPDVDHMVTFTHPEVLSDYITNFIQLN, encoded by the coding sequence ATGGAATTGTATTATGAGGTTCATGGGACTGGCCATCCGGTTGTTCTTATTACTGGAGGGGCCGATACGCGGAACTGGAAATTTATCACACCTTTATTAGCAAAACACTGCCAAGTTGTTGCGTTTGATTTACATGGTGCCGGTAAATCACCGAATCCTGCTGGACCATTTAATTATGTTGAGGATTTGCTCTCACTTATTGATTTTCTTGGGTTCGATGAAGTGACACTCATCGGCCATTCAATGGGCGGTCAAATCGCTGCGGAATTTGCACTGAATTATCCGGATAGAGTATCCACTTTGATTATGATTGCTCCTGCATTGAACGGGTTTAAGTATTCACAGGAATTTAATGACTATATCAAGGAGATCAACGCGGCAGCTCCTGATATCGATCATATGATTGAGATTTCTCTCAGTGCCCCGTTGTACAATGTTGTTATGTCCAGTTCCAACAAGGATTTGATGGTTCAAATGTTACGACACCATATGACTCGTATGTTTGAATGGCCAACATATGAAATGGTCTGGTCACAACCGCCGACAAATGAAAGATTGGGAGATTTAACTGCTAAAACGTTGCTGTTAATTGGCCTGGAAGATTCGGCTGATAATCTGCGTGTTGCAGAATACTATGAAAATCATTCAAACACTAAAGTTATTAGAATTCCTGATGTAGACCATATGGTAACTTTCACACATCCTGAAGTTCTTTCCGACTATATCACAAATTTTATTCAACTGAATTGA